The nucleotide sequence AAAGAACGGTGGAGAGCCTGACCCACTCACACTCACCTGTGATGACTCCAGGGGCCTGGGCAGCCATGACAGCCTGGGGTAGAGCGCCTAAGGGCTGGGCCAGGGTCAGCGCTGGGGACACTAGTCCTGGTGTAGCTAAAGTACCCAGCACTGCTGCTCCAGCCACTGCTTCCTGCAACCAAAAGGCAACCACAGTCAGTTTCTAGTCTGGCTATCTCCACCCCCGAAGGATCAATGGGCCTGTCCACCCACTCACTGTCCACCCACTCACTGTCCACCCACGCCACTGCACCAGTTCGTACCTGAGCTGTAAtcttggctgtggctgcagcTGCGGCTACAGCGGCAGCAGGCGGGAGACCTCCAGGCGTGGCAGGTGTTAGCAGGGGCATGGGGGGTGTGACGGCCTTGCCCACCCTCAAGTACTGGCCACCCAGATCAAAGAGGTTCATGGACGATACAGCATCCTGGGACGACTGGGCCTTCTCATATTCTGCAGGGCAGGATGAGCAGTGAGGAAGGCCGGCCCCAGTACCAGGGGGGCTCCCTCTTCTCCTTGGCTTTCCCCAAACTTACCAATAAAACCATAGCCTTTGTGCTTGCCGGTTGTGGGGTCCCGGGCCAGCGTACAAGACTTGATCTTGCCAAAGGCTTCAAACACACTCTTGATGTCATCATCGGAGAGGTCCTGATGTACAGAGGCCACGTAGATGCGGTTGAAAGCCCTAGCCTCCTCAGCCAGCTGGTCTATGATGGGCTGGGCCTGTCCTATGTTGCTGGGTCTGCCCACCTGAAAAGAGGTCAAGAACAAAGTCTACCATCAGCCTAGGCCTGTGGTgactgcttgtatgtatgtgagtacacAAAGCACTCCCTGCATTCTCAGCTACAGGTCCAAGACCACACTCTCTTATTGTTACCTTAATGTTCCTGCCCCCAAGCATCACTGAGTTCATCTGCTCCAAAGCAAGCTGTGCAGCTTCTGGGACTTCATACTCCACGAAGGCAAAGCCCTAAAACACAGAGAGATGCTGTCAGGCCAGGAAAGCAGATAGGGGGGCAGGCTAGGGCACTGGGGTACCTCCTTACCTTGTGCTTCATGGTAACAGAATCCCAGGACATATCAATGCTCTTGATGGGGCCAAAGGGAGCAAAGGCCTGACGAATGGTGTCTTCCCCCAGCTCGTAGTAGATGGAACCCACATAGACTCGGCACATGATAGCCAGTGCCCGCTGACGCTGAGCTGCCATCTGCAGcaggacagaaggagagagccactgGCTTGTCAGGAAGGCAGGAGACTCAGCAGCCCTCTCCCGTCCTGGcccacccacccaactctgcTGTGGGAAGGGCTCCCCACGCAGCAGTCAAGTGCAGGCTGGGCCCTTGCAGCCAGGGCTTAGGGGTCAGCAGGACCCCACCCCAAGTAAGGCCAGGCCCAACAGCAGGACATGGAAGTACCCAGCCCACCCAGGTCCCAGACAGACTGTGGCAGCAGAGCTGACAGGCGGTCAGAAGCTAAGGCTGAATGCCCTGTAACTCAGCCCACTTCTCCAGTCTGGGGGCCAGGTACCTGGGCTAGGCTGGGAGATCCTCCCACTAGTCCAGCCAAGTATTGggacagaagagggaaggaggagctgTCCAAGCCAGAGACACCTACtggcatggaggccagaagagagggtggCAGAAGACAGGGCAGCCATTGCCCAGAAGAGATCCCAGGGAAGGAATTTGGGAGCCCAGACAGGGGCTCTCTGGAGAGAACAAGGAGCAAGCTGCTCATGCAGGGAACCATAGGTGAGGACTCAGTGTGCTCTACACTCTCCCATCCCAACACCTCCCACAAAAAAAGAGCTGCTTGGAGCACATGACTGTAGCCATAAGAGCTGGCCCAGGTAAGAGCATCACAAGGCAGCAGAGAACCCAATGAAGAAGCCTCAGGGATCCTTGGGACAGGGAAGCTGGCAGGACTAGCAGTGAGCTGGGCCACTGCAATGAAGGACCTCCCCATGCCCTGGGAAAGGCTCCTTCCAACACTTTATAGACATGCCAGGCAGGGGGCTCTAGAGCCACAGGGAGGGCCCCATGTGCCAGGCAGGGCCTTATCCTTAACACAGACATGGGCTCCTCTCACCCTAACAAAGGTCCCAGTGGCAAGAGACCAGTTGACTTCTTCAGACATTAGCAGGCCTAGAATAGCCCAGTCTCCCTAAGAGAGAGGACTAAAAGGTCCACCAACACAGGACTCACCCAGGTGGGGCCTATCTTTCCTCACATTAGGAGCTCCCTGAATTGGAGGTCATTCCCTCAAACTGGCTCCTGATAAGCCTCAGGCTCTTGCCCAGGTGAAGGGCCTCAAGGATAGAGCCACCCTTTCTCTAAGCCCCACACAGACATGAAGCCACATCTGTCCTTCAGGTCACAGTTGACAAGAGAGTATTAAGTCTCCCCTTCAAGGTGAGACTACTCAACTACAGGTCTCTCTGCCCACATCTCCCGGGACTCCTCAGAGGGTCAACAGCTCCCTTTCAGACAGGTGTTTCCCAGAGTAGACAGAGTATGTCTCAAATGTGAGGGCAACTCATCCAGGGATGGCCCTCCAAGTGGATGGATACCCCAGAGAAAGGGCCATGTCTTTCCCATAGGATCTCCCCAGGATAGGGCCTGGCCACTTCAACTTGCCTCTGGGCAAGGAAGAGCCATCTCCTTCCCAGACTCCTCTGCTTACTGCAGTCATGGCCACATGACCTCTACCCCTTGCTGAGAGCTAGGTCTGTGACCCAAGTTGTTATTTGCCCTTCCCTCTCTTGCTCACTCaggcccccagcccccaccccatccatccatcctccctccAGAGTATGATGGGGCCACAGTTAGGACCCCTCTCTTATCAGGGGGCCTGACCCCAACCCAAGAGCCCGGGCAGCCTGGAGACTGTCGGAGCTGGAGGCCCACAGGTACATCCCCCACATGGGGTGGCAAGGCACAGATGAGCCTGGCATTGGCAGCTACCCTCCCTGGCTGGCTGCCGCGGCTGCCCTCCGCAGTTACCTGGCCGGTTAGTTTTAAGGTGGACCCTCAGAGCAGATGGAGGCCTCCCC is from Peromyscus maniculatus bairdii isolate BWxNUB_F1_BW_parent chromosome 20, HU_Pman_BW_mat_3.1, whole genome shotgun sequence and encodes:
- the Puf60 gene encoding poly(U)-binding-splicing factor PUF60 isoform X7; the encoded protein is MENGQSTGTKLGLPPLTPEQQEALQKAKKYAMEQSIKSVLVKQTIAHQQQQLTNLQMAAQRQRALAIMCRVYVGSIYYELGEDTIRQAFAPFGPIKSIDMSWDSVTMKHKGFAFVEYEVPEAAQLALEQMNSVMLGGRNIKVGRPSNIGQAQPIIDQLAEEARAFNRIYVASVHQDLSDDDIKSVFEAFGKIKSCTLARDPTTGKHKGYGFIEYEKAQSSQDAVSSMNLFDLGGQYLRVGKAVTPPMPLLTPATPGGLPPAAAVAAAAATAKITAQEAVAGAAVLGTLATPGLVSPALTLAQPLGALPQAVMAAQAPGVITGVTPARPPIPVTIPSVGVVNPILASPPTLGLLEPKKEKEEEELFPESERPEMLSEQEHMSISGSSARHMVMQKLLRKQESTVMVLRNMVDPKDIDDDLEGEVTEECGKFGAVNRVIIYQEKQGEEEDAEIIVKIFVEFSMASETHKAIQALNGRWFAGRKVVAEVYDQERFDNSDLSA
- the Puf60 gene encoding poly(U)-binding-splicing factor PUF60 isoform X6: MENGQSTGTKLGLPPLTPEQQEALQKAKKYAMEQSIKSVLVKQTIAHQQQQLTNLQMAAVTMGFGDPLSPLQSMAAQRQRALAIMCRVYVGSIYYELGEDTIRQAFAPFGPIKSIDMSWDSVTMKHKGFAFVEYEVPEAAQLALEQMNSVMLGGRNIKVGRPSNIGQAQPIIDQLAEEARAFNRIYVASVHQDLSDDDIKSVFEAFGKIKSCTLARDPTTGKHKGYGFIEYEKAQSSQDAVSSMNLFDLGGQYLRVGKAVTPPMPLLTPATPGGLPPAAAVAAAAATAKITAQEAVAGAAVLGTLATPGLVSPALTLAQPLGALPQAVMAAQAPGVITGVTPARPPIPVTIPSVGVVNPILASPPTLGLLEPKKEKEEEELFPESERPEMLSEQEHMSISGSSARHMVMQKLLRKQESTVMVLRNMVDPKDIDDDLEGEVTEECGKFGAVNRVIIYQEKQGEEEDAEIIVKIFVEFSMASETHKAIQALNGRWFAGRKVVAEVYDQERFDNSDLSA